The nucleotide window TCTTTTGCACGGCATGCTGACTGAGGAAACGCTTGGCGTCGGCAATGGCTGCTATCTCCAACGCATTGAGGCCTTTGAAGGCGATGGTCGGGTCGAGGTCATCAGACGCCTCTTCGCTAGCGTTGGTCAGTCTGGACAACGAGCTAAGTAGAGTAGCCTTTTTGGCCGAGCTGCCAGCCGGACGCTgcccggcgtcatcgccggtgCTGGGCAGGATGCGCGGCAACAGGGGGGAGGTCTCGCCAGCTTCCTGGTCGCGCTCGACAGGTGGCTCATCCTCGTCTCCCTTGGGGTCCGGGATCTCGTAGAGGCAGTAATTCATGGCCTCCCGTTCAGAGAGCCGAGAGAGGAAGCGCCAGGCGACGATCTCGCAGGCATTGGATCGGGCCTCGCCTAGGCCCTGATGCTCGCTATCGGCGGCATAGTGCCACTTGAGAGCGCTGGCAGCCCGGTCAGCAAATACGGTCCCGTAAAAGATGAGGGAAGAATTCGGCACGCACAGTAGCGCATTGACAATGGCAGGGTTGGTGCAGGTGTTGTTGAGgtggtcgacgagcacgcgTATGCAATTGCCAGCCGCAGTTGTCCTAAGCTGCTCAAACGTGCTGGGCagctcgatggcgtcgtAGAAGTATCTGCAGCGCATCAGCCTGGGCAATCGTGCCGGACGGAACAGCATACCGGCTTACGTAGATAGCTTGCGCACGACCTGGCGGAATGAGTCGTCTTCGGCAATGTCGGGGAGGTCGAAGTCCATCCTGGCAGACACGGGGCTCATATCGCGCACCGGCTGCGCTTTTGACCTCACGCGGATAGGCATGGTGCTGGGAAGGGAACGCGCCGGCCACCGTAAGGAGCCGGTAGATGACAATAACGATAAGACAGAGGGTTTCGGAGAGGCGGATGAAAATAAaagccgcgggcgacgccgctcgTGACGGGGAGAGAGCGATGTTCCTGGCGGTGATGTCAGTGGGCAAAGGGGGCCAACAAGGGATGGAGTCGAGCTGCGCCATTCAGGCAGGTGAGCTCACCGCGCCGGCATTTGGGCCCTGTTGGATTCGATGCAGTGCCCTTTGTGATGGAGGGTGCTGGCTGCTGTCGCGGGACCGCCACAGTGGGTCTGAGCCCTGGACGTCGCGCTGGGCGCAGCTTCAGGGGGGCACGTGCTGCGACGATTGCTCCTATGTGCCGGGCACGGTCCCAGGCCAAGGCGAGCTGTTCCTGCCCCTTGAGGCAACCTTAAGGGTTATGTCCACTCAGTGGACTGCTATCTGTCTCACAGGGCAGGCGTGACAGTAAGTCCCTAAGTGCTAACGCACGAAGTGCATTTTAACGTTACCATGTAGTGGCAGTCTTGTCCAACCGGTTGCGTGCGATACCTTGTTCATCTTTCCATCTCTGATCAGTGATATATCGGCAGTCGAGGCCGTTCGCTCATATTTGCGATTACGCATGTCTCGGCGCCCGTTGTTGGGTGCGGCCATAGCCTCATCAGACGACATGTCACACTGCCGTGAGTGGCTTCtggcccctcgtcgtcaacaaTGGATTGCTCTCACCCTTTCAAGATGAAACGACGACTCCGTTGGCAGCGGGGTCAAGCCACCCTCGCCTCTCGATGCAACTCTGACAGGTGGGATGCTTGGGTACTTACTCCAGCCGAGGTGCAACAACACGACACCGTCCAGTCCCCCGAATACGTCACAAGCATCCAACCCCTCTCGCAGCATCTGTTCCCCGCACCAGGCCGGGTTCGACTGTACGCCCCCTCGGGCATCATATCTATATGGAAACGGGGACGCTTCTCACGCCAGACCCTCGACTCGGTCAGGCTTCAGCGATTTCCCCCGGACACCAAGACAGGCCATCGCCTCCTTTAGCCTCCAAGGGACACCAAGAGACAGACCATGGCCCGCTTGAGGCAGGTTGAATGCTCATgcatcggcgccatggaATTAATCCGCGAATCGTCTTTCACGCGCGGGCCCGGCAGCGCGCACCACCACGCGATCCGACCGAGATCCTTCCGAGCTTTTTAAATTCGCGGGGTACGGCTCTCCACGGCGAGTGCTTGTCCATCTTGCCtctgtgccgccgccacggtgTGTTCCTGGGGACGGCATTGGTGGCATCCTCGATGgaccagctgccgccgcgcaaggGCGATGAAACGCTACGCTGACCGACCATGTGCGGACCCTGACGGAGACGCCGACGGATTCACCATCGTGTGGACGCTGGGTACAGGATGTGGTAGTGGTCTctggcgaggcaggcgatGGATATTGCCAAAGTCCGAAGTATATAAGTTGACCAAGGCGACAGGACCACCTCAAGGATCGAGTGTTACTCTCGAGTAGATCGACGACCCGAATAGACTTGGAACCCAGTCAAGAGCCAAGCGACGCCATCTTCCAGCTACTCGCGCAATCTTGAGCAACCTGAGAACAACAAGAGACAATAAGATAGCAAGGCCTGACACAGGATCTCACCCGCGATGGTCGCACTCGTCTCTTCGCTCGCGGCGttcctcgctgccgcctccgcaccgggcatcgtcctcgccgagcgcaCCTTCTATAACTCGGGCACCCTCAACGGCTGGGACTACGTGCGGCACGAGCATCAAGGCACCGTCACGCAGGTGGACAACGTGTCTTATAAGGGCGGCACGGCCCTCAAGATGACGCAGACGTACGACGCCAGCTACCACGACAGGTACCACTCCGAGGTGGACCATAACTACGGCTACAAGCGCGGCGACACGCTCTTCTACGGCTTCGCGTTCCGCCTCTCAGAGGCGTGGGAGTTCCAGGACCAGTCGTACAACATCGCCCAGTTCATCGCCAACCGacccggcgcgggctgcggcggcgacgactggaTGCCTTCGGCCATGATCTGGGTCCAGGGCAACCAGCTCACCTCGCGCATCGTCAGCGGCCACTACCGCCAGCCTGACTGCTCCCGCAAGATCGACACCCTGCCCAACCTCGCCACCCTCCAGGCCGGCCAGTGGCACagggtcgtcgtccaggcCAGGTGGGCCAGCGACTCATCTGGGTACTACAAGATCTGGCTCGACGGCAACAAGGTCTTCGAGCGCCTTAACGTGcccaccaccgtcgacgacgatagCGTCTTCCAGTACCGCGTCGGTCTGTATGCCAACAGCtggcacgacgacggctacATGAAGGGCAGCCAGGGCTTCCGTCAGATCTGGTATGATGAGGTGGCCATTGGCACGACGTTCAAGGATGCCGACCCAGACCAACAGTAGTTGCGCAATAATTAGATGATCAATTGGCTTGCGTTCTATGAGCCTTCTATGCAGCCACATTAGAGTGATAGCTGTCATTTCCCTGCACTCCCCCTGCACCTGCTTCATCATCCCCAACGAGTGTCGACTGCTCGCTTAACCTGCTAGCCGAGTCTTCATCCCTTATCAGGCGATTTCTCGTCATTGTCTCCTGCGAGTCGCGTCGCGCATATCTGACCGTTGGGTTGTCCGTCccatccccctcccgccgccgcccagagcGTCCTTTTCTCAAGACCCTCTTGCCAGAACGAGACCCCGCGTTGCGATCGCACCCCTCCATTTCTTCCTGCAGCAGTTTGCGCTGACGCCTTTCGCGCTTCTTGTCTTTGTGAACCAGGTATAAGTGGCGCCCACCGACAGCAAGCGCAATTAATAGAGATGCCATGACGAGCTGATTGTCTCTGTACCGGGAGTCTAGTCTTGATGCGATGGCTTAATAGATGACAGTCAAGGGACGTTATTTGCGGGATTGACGAGGTTGACGGAATAAAGTTGATGGAGGCAGGCAAGACTGCGCGTCGTCTGCTTCTTTGTACCTAGCGATGACCTCACCATTGTAGGTCGACCTCCTAGCGTGCGTCACGGGAGCGCCAAGACAGCAACGCCACTCGACCTAAACTTCGTTGCGACGCCTTGTAATAAGCTACAGCCACCCTCTTGGTACACCTAAGCTTTCTATGTTTGCAGTTTGCACATGGCCTCTCCCTGGCCTCTCTATGCCTCTCTTACTCTAATCACAACAGTGACAAGCCGCCACTAGACTGGTTTTGACTATCTGACGCACTTTGCTCACTTGCTTCTTCGGTGAAGCAGGCAGTGGCGGCCCCATCTTCTGCGAAACTTGTCTGGCATAGCCGGCACATCAGGCAACCATACCATCCTCGCCAGGAGAggcgtcttggccgcgtcgagaaAGGGCTCGCATTTGATCACCTCCCAGTTCTCCGTGTCCGCGACGTAGTCGGGCTCgtttggcggcagcggctcctTGCGCTCCGGATATTGTGTGTCCACAAGAAAGGAGCACGCCCGTAGATCAACATACTTGCCCAGGTCCTCCTCGTTGCGGTCATTGAGGCCGCTCGTGGGGAGCCACGTGCCGCTCCAGAAGCCGAAGCCCGTCTTTGCCTCGGAGAACTCGCCCGGCAATAGACCGCGGAACTCGGATCGCACAAATTTGGCGTGCATGTCGCGCGGCAGAAAGTACGACGAGGGGAAGCGGTACCATTCTTTGCCGAAGCAAACCAAGTcgtcctgcccgccgacgccgccggccccatcGCTGCCGTCACCCCACAAGGGTTTGTAAATGCTCAGTGGCGCGTTATATGCCGAGTAAATGCCGTATATTCTCGACAAGCTAATGTCCACTGAGAGGAACACGACGAGACTGACAGCCAACAGCTTGAGGCGAGCTGGGATCTTTCCCATGAGGGTTTCCGGGTCGGTACTTCCGATAGCTGTAAGCAGTATGTGCAGCGACATCGATGCGTTCAGTGCGAGAAACGGATACACCGGGTACATAAACCTCTCTTCCTTGTGCGGCTGTGCGGTGAAGATGGCAAGCCACATGTAGAACGGGGCAACGAAAACCACCGTCCGCAGACCAATTTGGAAGCCATGTCCAGACGGGGCAATGAGCTTTTGCAATAAAAATAGCGGTAGTGCCAGCAATGCCAGCACAAACCAGATGTTGAAGTTGAGCGCCAAATTCTTGAAGTAAAAGGTCCACGGTTCTGTGCCATAGAGATCGGgtccgcccgtcgaggaaaAGATATTGTACTTGACAATATTCCAAGATACGACGGCAATCTTCTTATAGAAAAAGAGATTGATCAAGAAATCGAAAAACTGAAACTGGTCAACTCCAGGCCGTGCATAACAACAGCGCTTTACATACCACGATGATGAGCCCAGAGATGACGCCGCGGACAAGTCGAATCAGCGATTCGATGAACGCCGTTTTATCGCTGACAAAAGTGAAGACGATCTCTTCGAGGATGTAAGGCGCACACAAGGCCGCTGCGAATGGCCATCCTAAAACACCACCCATGGCAAACCAAAAAATGCCCTGCGACGTCttgagcccgccgcgccagtTCATGAAAGCCGCGGTCCCGAGCATACACATGTACATGGCAAAGCTTGATGGCaagaaggcggcgctggcgtgGAAGTTGCCGGGGCTTGTGACAGTCG belongs to Purpureocillium takamizusanense chromosome 1, complete sequence and includes:
- a CDS encoding uncharacterized protein (CAZy:PL20~EggNog:ENOG503PCWK~SECRETED:SignalP(1-23~SECRETED:cutsite=VLA-ER~SECRETED:prob=0.6460)~COG:G), with protein sequence MVALVSSLAAFLAAASAPGIVLAERTFYNSGTLNGWDYVRHEHQGTVTQVDNVSYKGGTALKMTQTYDASYHDRYHSEVDHNYGYKRGDTLFYGFAFRLSEAWEFQDQSYNIAQFIANRPGAGCGGDDWMPSAMIWVQGNQLTSRIVSGHYRQPDCSRKIDTLPNLATLQAGQWHRVVVQARWASDSSGYYKIWLDGNKVFERLNVPTTVDDDSVFQYRVGLYANSWHDDGYMKGSQGFRQIWYDEVAIGTTFKDADPDQQ
- the ALG9 gene encoding Dextrin dextranase (EggNog:ENOG503NV47~TransMembrane:10 (i31-50o111-130i137-156o162-180i192-215o235-257i295-316o328-348i360-381o393-412i)~BUSCO:EOG09261FM4~CAZy:GT22~COG:G) — translated: MPPKAQPAQFEHPASSHAKKKRKGPHPIEPITAFYIFLVAGMVAALFAPIQDCDETFNYWEPAHYLSHGYGLQTWEYSPEFAIRSWLYIALHAVVGNARRLLPQSSKVAEFYFVRYGLAFVCALCQTMLFKVISLTLNGRIAIFFLIATVTSPGNFHASAAFLPSSFAMYMCMLGTAAFMNWRGGLKTSQGIFWFAMGGVLGWPFAAALCAPYILEEIVFTFVSDKTAFIESLIRLVRGVISGLIIVFFDFLINLFFYKKIAVVSWNIVKYNIFSSTGGPDLYGTEPWTFYFKNLALNFNIWFVLALLALPLFLLQKLIAPSGHGFQIGLRTVVFVAPFYMWLAIFTAQPHKEERFMYPVYPFLALNASMSLHILLTAIGSTDPETLMGKIPARLKLLAVSLVVFLSVDISLSRIYGIYSAYNAPLSIYKPLWGDGSDGAGGVGGQDDLVCFGKEWYRFPSSYFLPRDMHAKFVRSEFRGLLPGEFSEAKTGFGFWSGTWLPTSGLNDRNEEDLGKYVDLRACSFLVDTQYPERKEPLPPNEPDYVADTENWEVIKCEPFLDAAKTPLLARMVWLPDVPAMPDKFRRRWGRHCLLHRRSK